The DNA window AATGGTAGCATTTGTTGAATTTTAAAAACGGCTAAAGGTAGATTTATATCGGCTGGGTCGATACCCATCCCTGTCCATGCGATATGATATCGAACGGCGTGACGTGTTGAAGGGCCTGGGTACGGCGGGAATCGCCGGACTCGCGGGCTGTATCGGTGGTGGCGGTGCCGGAAACGACAATACGAGCGACACCGGTGATGGAGACGGAACCAGTGACGGAGGCGGTGGCGGCACGAACAGCGGCGGTCCCGACGTCATCAACGTCATCGGCTACCCCGAGAGCGGTATCCAGCTGTTCCGCGACTACTACAAGAGCACCGACGGGAAGCAGAAGATAATCGTCCCCGACGGCCTGCGCGACTCGAAACTGCCGAAGCAGGTCAGCAACGACATGGCGAACGTCACCGGGACCGCGCCGGCGGCTTCCGGGCCGAACCAGCAGGCGTTCACGGAGATGTACAAAGACGAGTACGACCGTGAACCAGGCGTGTTCAACTCCCACACCTACGACGCAGTTGCCATCCTCATTCTTGCCAACGTGGCAGCGGGGGCCAACAACGGGGAGAAAATCCGCGACCAGATGCGTCGTGTCGCCAATCCCGGCGGGCAGAAATACGGCCCCGAGGACCTCGTGGATGCCGTCAAGGCCGCCTCACGCGGCGAGGACATCAACTACCAAGGCGCATCGAGCGTCGTGGACTTCGACAAAAAAGGAGACCCGGCGTCCGCGGCCTACGACGTTTGGAAGTTCGACTCCAGTGCCGACGGTGGCATCAAGACGGAGGATACCATCAAATTCGAAGGCGAACCGAGCGGTAAGATGGCGGACAGTTCTCCCGGCGGCAAGAACCGAAAAGTCAAGGTCGGTATCCTGCTTCCCGAAACCGGCGACCTCGGGTCGACCGGGAGCCTGATGATAAACGCGGCGAAGATACCGGTCAAACAGGTCAACGACGCCGGCATCAACATCACTGTGGACTCCCAAATTGAGGATTCACAGACAAAGAAACAGGCGTCGCTCAGCGGCGCAAACGCGCTCGTCAGCGCCGGGTACCCTGCCATCTGTGGTCCCGCGTCGTCCGGGAACAACATCCCCGTGAGCCAGCAGGTGTACATCAAGCAGGGTATCGTCGGCTGTTCGCCGTCCAGCACCGCGCTGACGGTGACGAACCTGAACGACGATGACTACGTGTTCCGCACCGCGCCGAGCGACCTGCTCCAAGGCAAAGTCATGGCACAGGTCGCGTCCGAGCGATTGAGCGGCAAGACGGCCTCGACGCTGTTCGTCAACAACAGCTACGGTCAACAGCTGTCCGACAAGTTCTCGAACACCTTCACCGACAAGTACGACGGCACGATGCTCCAGAAGGTGTCGTTCAACAAGGGCGAATCGTCGTACACGTCCGTCATCAAGAAGGCGATGAGTTCGAACTGACCGCGCGTCTCACTCGTTCGGCCGTTTTCTCGGGAAAAAACGTCAGTCGCGCTGACTGCTGGTGTATCGACCGCCGGACGATGAACCGACTGCCATCTATAATGATAGTTTAAGATATACTTTTCCCTCGGAACGGTGAGGGTTCCACCGGGTATGAGTCAGAAAATCGACCGTCGCGCCTACCTTCGAGCGGCAGGTGCAGCGACAACCGTGGGGCTGATGGGAACGCTCCAACAGGGGGGTGGACCGGATATGCTCACCGTCATCGGCTATCCGGAGAGCGGAATTCAGCTGTTCCGCGACTTCTACGCGACCGGACGGGACGTTCCCGTCCTCGTGCCGGACGGGCTACAGAGTTCCAGCCTTCCGAAGGAAGTAGGTAACAACATGCAGAACGTGACCGGGACGGCACCCGCCGCCGCCGGTCCGAACCAACAGGCGTTCACGAAACTGTTCCGCGACCGTTACGACTCGCCGCCGGGCGTGTTCACGGCCCAGTCGTACGATTCCGTGGCGATTCTCATCCTCGCCAACGCGGCGGCGGGAGAGAACGACGGGCAGAAGATCCGCGACCAGATGCGTCGCGTCGCCAATCCGCCGGGAACCGAGTACGGCCCGGAAAACTTGGTCGACGCCGTGAAAGCCGCCGCGAACGGCGAAGACATCAACTACCAAGGCGCATCGAGTTCGACGAACTTCGACGCGAACGGCGACCCGGCGTCCGCGGCCTACGACGTCTGGAAGTTCGCACCGCAGACCGAAGACGGAATTCGAGTCGTCAACACCCGACAGTTCCAGAGCAACGCGGGCGGTCCGGAAGCGAACAACGCACCGGGAGGATTGGGTCGAACCATCAGGGTCGGCATCCTGTTGCCACAGACCGGCGACCTCGCGTCCGTCGGCGGCCCGATGATTCAGGCGTCGAGAATCCCGATTCAGCAGGTGAACGAGGGGAACGTCGACCTCCAAGTCGAAACGCAAGTCGAGGACACCCAGACCGCTCGGCAGGCGTCGCTCAGCGGCGCGAACGCCCTCGTCAACGCGGGCTTCCCCGCCATCTCCGGTCCGGCGTCCTCGGGGAACAACATCCCCGTTGCGAGCGAGGTGTTTATCCCGAACCAAATCGTCGGCTGTTCGCCGTCCAGCACGGCCATAACCGTCACGCGCCTGCAGGACGACGACTACATCTTCCGCACCGCGCCGAGCGACCTGCTCCAAGGCGGAGTGATGGCACAGGTCGCCGGTGAGCGCATCGGCGCGCAATCCGCCGCGACGCTGTACGTCAACAACGATTACGGCCAGCAACTGTCGAACCAGTTCGCACAGAAGTTCCAGCAGGACCAAGGCGGCAACGTCACTAACCAGGTGGCGTTCAACAAAGGGGAGTCGTCGTACTCCTCCGTCATTCAACAGGCGCTCGGCTGAGCGCGCCGCTACGCCCGATTTTTGTGCGTCGTCCCCGACGCGCCGTCGCTCGTCCAGTTCCCACGAGTCCCGACCAACCGGTTGTCGCTCTCGTTCGAGCGCGCCACGACCGCCGCTCCGTCGGGATTCGAAAGCGTCGCGTTCCGTATCTCGTTGTTCCGTGAATCGACGAGCAGGAGGGCCTCGTCGGTCGAACGAACGACGGCATCCGTGGCCCGTCCGTTCCGGTCTCCGAGCAACGCGATGCCGGTTTTGCTCCGTACGACCGAGGCGTTGTTCACTGTCACGTCTCGGGAGTCGGCGACGAACAGGCCGACCGAACTCATATCCCGGACGACGCCGTTCGAGACGACGCTCCCGTCGGAGTCGCGCACGAAAATCCCGGTGAAGCCGTTCGTCGCCGTCACGCGTCCGACCCGCGACTCCGGGGAGTCGGAAACCGTCACGCCGTCCCCGGTGTGCCACGTCGTCACGTTCGTCACGGTCCCCCCGCGGGCCCCCTCGTATCGAACGCCGAACGTCCAGTTGACGGCCGTCAGATCTCGCACCGTGACGTTCCGTCCCGTCACCGCGATACCCGTCGTGTTCTCCCGAAACGTGTGCCCGTCGATTACGTGTCCGTTCCCGTCGAGAACCACGTCGTCGGCGGTGATTCGAACGCACGACTCCGCGCGCTCGTCGATATCGTCGGTGAGAACGTAGCGCCCTGAATCACGTATCACCGAACAGGAATCGAGGCGAGTCGGCGGGTCGTCGAAGGCGGGCGTGGCGGGTGTTGGTACCCCAAACACGAAGACGAACGCGGCCACGACCGCAACCGCGAGCACCGGGGCCACCCACCGTGAACGCGCCATGGATGCAACACGCACCGCTCGTGCTTGTCGGTTGTGGCGAAGCGAGGTGAAGAAACGAGCGGGTGAAGCGGGAGCGGAGGTGCGAGGAAACGAGCGGAAGACAGGGGAGCGGACTACGAGCGGAAGACGAGGGAGCGGACTATCCGCCGAGGAACTCCTGTCGAACCTCGTCATCCGCCAGCAGCGCGTCCCCGGTGTCCATGAAGCGGTTGCCGCCCTGCACGAGCACGTAGCCGCGGTCACAGCGCCGCAGGGCCTCTTTTGCGTTCTGTTCGACCATCAGGATGGCCGTCCCGCTCTCGTTGATTTCGTCCACCTTGTCGAACATCTCGGCCACGAGGTCGGGGGCCAATCCCGCGCTGGGTTCGTCCAGCATCAGCAGGTCGGGGTCCAGCATGAGCGCGCGGCCCATCGCCAGCATCTGCTGTTGTCCGCCGGACATCGTGCCCGCCTTCTGGTCCCTGCGCTCGTCCAGAATCGGGAACCGGTCGAACACCTCAGCGAGGGCGTCTTCGGGCACCTCGTCGAGGATGTACGCGCCCATCTCCAAGTTCTCCTGCACGGAGAGCGTCGGAAACACGTTGTCGTTCTGCGGGACGTAGCCGAGGCCGAGGTGGATGATGTCCTCCGGCGCGTCCCCCTGAATCTCCCCCCCGTCGAACGTGACCGTCCCGCCCATGTATGTCGTCAGCCCGAAGACGGACTTCATCACGGTCGATTTCCCGGCCCCGTTCGGGCCGACGATGGTGACGTACTCGCCGTCCTCGACGCGCATATCGACGTTGTTCAGGATTTGCAGGTCCTCGCCGTATCCCGCATCGAGTCCGTCCACTTCGAGGAGCGCCATCAGATTTCCTCCCCGAGGTAGGCGTCGATGACCTGTTCGTTCGAACGGATGGCCGCGGGTTTCCCCTCGGCAAGCACTTTGCCTTGATGCATGACGATGACGTGTTCGCAGTTGTTCATGATGACGTCCATGTCGTGTTCGACCAACAGGAACGTGTAGCCGCGTTCACGGAGTTCGTGAACGTGTTTGAGCAGTTTCTTCTCCAGCGACGGGTTGACGCCCGCGAGCGGTTCGTCCAGCAGGACCATCTGCGGGTCGGTCATGAGCGCCCGCGCCATCTCCAGCAGTTTTCGCTGCCCGCCGGAGAGGTTGCCCGCGTACTCGCTCGCGAGGTGGTCGATTTCGAAGAACTCCAGCATCTCCCACGACCGTTCGAGCATCTCCTCTTCCTGCTCCCGAACGTCGCCCCGCAATCCGGGCGTCACCGACCGCCAAAGCCGTTCGCCCTCCTGCGCTTTCGGGGCGAGCATCATGTTCTCCAAGACGGTCATCTCGGAGAGTTCGCGGGCTATCTGAAACGTCCTGACCATGCCGCGGTCGGCTATCTGATACGGCTGGAGTCCCGTAATCTCGTCGTCGTTGAAGTACACCGCGCCGCTGTCCGGTTGATAGACGCCCGTGATGAGGTTGAACGTCGTGGACTTCCCCGCGCCGTTCGGGCCGATGAGGCCGGTGAACGACCCCTGTTCGACGGAGAACGTCGCGCCATCGACCGCCGTGATGCCGCCGAAGGTCTTCCGGAGGTTCTCGACGCGAAGCGGCGTCTCGCTCAGGTCCGCCACCTCGTTTCCGATGTCGAGCGTCTCGGTTTCGGCCGTCTCGCTCGCGGTCATTGCTCCTCACCTCCGTCCGCCGCGGGCGTCGGTTTCGCCTCGCCGGAGCCGCCGCCGGGACGCGAGAGCGGGATGCTCGCCGCTTCCTCCTTGCGGTGGCCGAGGACGCCCTCGGGCCGGTGTTGCATTATCCAGATGAGGACGGCCCCCATGATGACCAACTGAAGCGCGTTGATGTTGTTGATGATGTACGCGACCATCGGCGTGATGTGGCCGTTGAACAGCGGGCCGACCGCATCCGCGAACGTGTTCGGCGCGCCGGACACGTTGTACACCTGCCGGATGATGTTCTTGAGGTAGAGCGGTCCCTGATACAGCAACCCGGCGAACACCGCCGCGCCGAGGACGCTCCCGGTGTTCGACCCGGCACCGCCGATGATGAGGGCCAACCACACGAAGAACGTCACCTGCGGCTTGAACGAGGTCGGCGTGATGGCACCTTGGCGCATCTGCCAGAGGATGCCCGCCAGCCCCATCAGCGCACAGCCGAGCATGAACGACTTGATCTTGAACACGTCGGTGTTCTTTCCGAGGGAGTTCGCCACCTCCTCGTCCTCGCGGATGGCCTTGAGCACGCGCCCGAACGGCGATTCACCGGTCCGCTTCATCAGCCAGTAGAACGCCGCCACGAATCCCATCAGGATGACGGCGTAGGTCAGCGAGTTGAGCACCGGTCCGATGGACCCGCCGACGAGCGGATTGAGCGCGTCGTCGAGCGCGCCGTACGGGGCGCTGTCGAACAGCGGTTGCAGCGGGTCTTCGAAGTTCAACAACAGACCGCGACCGCCGCCGGTTCCGAGCGTCTTGCCGAACAGCGTGAACGTCTGGAACTGGTCCGACATCACGATGAAGCGGATGATCTCGGAGGTCGCGATGGTCACGATGGCGAGGTAGTCCGCCCGCAACCGGAGCGCCGGAAGCGCGACGAGCAACCCGAGAATCGCCGCCGCGAGCATCCCCGCGAGGATGCCGACCCACAGCGGGAGGCCGAGACCGGAGACGGTCGCGGCACCGGCGGTCGCGCTCGCGGGGGGTTTCGAGACGATGGCCATCGTGTACAAGCCGACCGCCATGAACCCCGCGATGCCGATGTTGAACAGGCCCGTGTATCCCCAGTGGAGGTTCAACGCGAGCGCCAACATCCCGTACACGCCGATGAGGAACGTGAGGCGTGCGAGGGAGTTCAACTGGCCACGGAGCGAGTAGCCGAGCGCCGACCCCGCCAAGAGGTACAGCACGTAGATGGCCAGCAGTACGCCGAGGATGAGCATCGTGTCGTTGATCTCGAAATCGCGGACGCTCGAACTCATGCG is part of the Haladaptatus paucihalophilus DX253 genome and encodes:
- a CDS encoding ABC transporter substrate-binding protein; this encodes MRYDIERRDVLKGLGTAGIAGLAGCIGGGGAGNDNTSDTGDGDGTSDGGGGGTNSGGPDVINVIGYPESGIQLFRDYYKSTDGKQKIIVPDGLRDSKLPKQVSNDMANVTGTAPAASGPNQQAFTEMYKDEYDREPGVFNSHTYDAVAILILANVAAGANNGEKIRDQMRRVANPGGQKYGPEDLVDAVKAASRGEDINYQGASSVVDFDKKGDPASAAYDVWKFDSSADGGIKTEDTIKFEGEPSGKMADSSPGGKNRKVKVGILLPETGDLGSTGSLMINAAKIPVKQVNDAGINITVDSQIEDSQTKKQASLSGANALVSAGYPAICGPASSGNNIPVSQQVYIKQGIVGCSPSSTALTVTNLNDDDYVFRTAPSDLLQGKVMAQVASERLSGKTASTLFVNNSYGQQLSDKFSNTFTDKYDGTMLQKVSFNKGESSYTSVIKKAMSSN
- a CDS encoding ABC transporter substrate-binding protein, which translates into the protein MSQKIDRRAYLRAAGAATTVGLMGTLQQGGGPDMLTVIGYPESGIQLFRDFYATGRDVPVLVPDGLQSSSLPKEVGNNMQNVTGTAPAAAGPNQQAFTKLFRDRYDSPPGVFTAQSYDSVAILILANAAAGENDGQKIRDQMRRVANPPGTEYGPENLVDAVKAAANGEDINYQGASSSTNFDANGDPASAAYDVWKFAPQTEDGIRVVNTRQFQSNAGGPEANNAPGGLGRTIRVGILLPQTGDLASVGGPMIQASRIPIQQVNEGNVDLQVETQVEDTQTARQASLSGANALVNAGFPAISGPASSGNNIPVASEVFIPNQIVGCSPSSTAITVTRLQDDDYIFRTAPSDLLQGGVMAQVAGERIGAQSAATLYVNNDYGQQLSNQFAQKFQQDQGGNVTNQVAFNKGESSYSSVIQQALG
- a CDS encoding right-handed parallel beta-helix repeat-containing protein, yielding MARSRWVAPVLAVAVVAAFVFVFGVPTPATPAFDDPPTRLDSCSVIRDSGRYVLTDDIDERAESCVRITADDVVLDGNGHVIDGHTFRENTTGIAVTGRNVTVRDLTAVNWTFGVRYEGARGGTVTNVTTWHTGDGVTVSDSPESRVGRVTATNGFTGIFVRDSDGSVVSNGVVRDMSSVGLFVADSRDVTVNNASVVRSKTGIALLGDRNGRATDAVVRSTDEALLLVDSRNNEIRNATLSNPDGAAVVARSNESDNRLVGTRGNWTSDGASGTTHKNRA
- a CDS encoding ABC transporter ATP-binding protein; protein product: MALLEVDGLDAGYGEDLQILNNVDMRVEDGEYVTIVGPNGAGKSTVMKSVFGLTTYMGGTVTFDGGEIQGDAPEDIIHLGLGYVPQNDNVFPTLSVQENLEMGAYILDEVPEDALAEVFDRFPILDERRDQKAGTMSGGQQQMLAMGRALMLDPDLLMLDEPSAGLAPDLVAEMFDKVDEINESGTAILMVEQNAKEALRRCDRGYVLVQGGNRFMDTGDALLADDEVRQEFLGG
- a CDS encoding ABC transporter ATP-binding protein, with the translated sequence MTASETAETETLDIGNEVADLSETPLRVENLRKTFGGITAVDGATFSVEQGSFTGLIGPNGAGKSTTFNLITGVYQPDSGAVYFNDDEITGLQPYQIADRGMVRTFQIARELSEMTVLENMMLAPKAQEGERLWRSVTPGLRGDVREQEEEMLERSWEMLEFFEIDHLASEYAGNLSGGQRKLLEMARALMTDPQMVLLDEPLAGVNPSLEKKLLKHVHELRERGYTFLLVEHDMDVIMNNCEHVIVMHQGKVLAEGKPAAIRSNEQVIDAYLGEEI
- a CDS encoding branched-chain amino acid ABC transporter permease, which encodes MSSSVRDFEINDTMLILGVLLAIYVLYLLAGSALGYSLRGQLNSLARLTFLIGVYGMLALALNLHWGYTGLFNIGIAGFMAVGLYTMAIVSKPPASATAGAATVSGLGLPLWVGILAGMLAAAILGLLVALPALRLRADYLAIVTIATSEIIRFIVMSDQFQTFTLFGKTLGTGGGRGLLLNFEDPLQPLFDSAPYGALDDALNPLVGGSIGPVLNSLTYAVILMGFVAAFYWLMKRTGESPFGRVLKAIREDEEVANSLGKNTDVFKIKSFMLGCALMGLAGILWQMRQGAITPTSFKPQVTFFVWLALIIGGAGSNTGSVLGAAVFAGLLYQGPLYLKNIIRQVYNVSGAPNTFADAVGPLFNGHITPMVAYIINNINALQLVIMGAVLIWIMQHRPEGVLGHRKEEAASIPLSRPGGGSGEAKPTPAADGGEEQ